The genomic region CTCCGGCCGCACCGGAGGCGGCAGCGCGTTCGCCACTCCCCCGCCGGCCACGTACGCGGACGCCTCGGCCACTGCCTCCTGCACCGCCTCGGAGACCAGCGCCCCCCGGGCCAGGGCCAGGCTGGCGGTCGCCGCGAACCGGTCCCCGGCACCGCAGGTGTCCCCCTCCGCGCTGGCCGGCGCGGGAACCACCAGCGGCGTCGACCCCGCGTGGCAGAGCAGCGCCCCGTCCCCGCCCAGGGTCACCGCCACCGCGCCGGCCTGCCACCGCCGGCGCAGCCCGTGCGCGCTCCGCGACGCGCTGGCCAGCCGGGTCGCCCCGGGCAGCGCGGGGACCAGTTCCCGCGCCTCGGCCTCGTTCGGGGTGGCCAGGTGCACCCCGGGCACCGCGGCCGGTCCACGCGGGTGCGGATCCCACACCACCGGCGCCCGGGTCGCGGCCAGCGCCGCGCGCAGGGCCGGCTGGCGGGCCACGCCGCGGCCGTAGTCGCTCACCAGAACCGCCGAGGCGTTGCCGATCGCGCGCAGCACCGCCTCGGTGGGCTCGCCGGGCTCCCCCGCCGCGCCGCCCCGGTCGTGGCGCAGCAGCACCCGGCCGCGGGCACGCAGCCGGATCTTCTCCGGCGTGGCGCCGGTCAGCGGCAGCGCGTACACCTGGACACCCGCCGCGGTGAGCAGCGCGCTCAGCCGGGCGCCGCCGGCGTCGTCGGCGAGCGCGGTCACCAGCACCACCTCGGCGCCCTGGGCGGCGGCGAAGACCGCGGCCAGGCCGGCGCCGCCCGGCCGGTCGACGTACTCGGTCTCGTCGAGCACCGGCACCGGAGAGTCCGGACACAGCCGGCTGACCACCCCCTCGACGTCCCGGTCGAGCAGGGTGTCACCGACCACCACGACGGGTCCCGTCACGCTTCCCCTCCTCATCCTCGCGCCTGTACCTCCTGCCCGGCGCCACCGTCCAGCACCACGTCCACCCCCGCGCGCACGGCACCGACCGGATGCGCGGCGACGCCGGGCGGGGCCGGCTCCACCGGGGAGGCGGCGGCGCCGCCGGTTGCGGCGAGCGCGGCGGGCAGGGCCTGGTCGACGTACTCGCACAGCACATGGGTGGAGACCAGGTGCAACTCCTGCACGACCTGGCTGTCCGGCGAGGCGACGGCGAGCACCTCGTCGCAGGCGTCGGCGAGCGGGTTGGGTGCGGGACCGGTGAAGGCCCAACAGCGCAGGCCGGTGTCGCGGGCGGCCCGGGCGGCGGCGAGCAGGTTGCCGCTGGCGCCGCTCGTGGACAGCAGCAGGAGGACGTCCCCGATACGACCGTGGGCGCGGACCTGGCGGGCGAAGACCTCGTCGTAGCCGTAGTCGTTGGCGATGGCCGTGACGGCGGAGGTCTCGGCGTGCAGGGCGATGGCGGAGAGCGGTTGCCGGTCATCGCGGAGCTTGCCGACCAGTTCGGCGGTCAGGTGCTGGGCCTCGGCGGCACTGCCGCCGTTGCCGGCCACGAGCAGCCGCCCGCCGCCGGCCAGCAGGCGGGCGAGCGTCTCGCCCCACCCGGCGAGCAGCCGCTCGCAGTCCCGGTACGGCAGCAGCGCCGCGGCCAGGTTCGCCAGGTGGGCGTCGAGCAGCGAGCCCTCAGCCATCAGGCCACCACCCGGGTCGGCCGGCGCACCGCGGCCACCTCGCCGTAGACCTCGGCCAGCCGCTCCGCGGTCGCCGCCCAGGAGTAGCGCAGGCGCGCCCGTTCCTGCGCCGCGGTCGCGTACGCGAAGCGGCGGATCCGGTCGCCGAGCAGCCGCTGGATCGCGGTGCCCAGGGCGCGCGGGTCGCGGGCCGGAACCAGATCGCCGGTGACGCCCTCGACCACGGTGTCCTTCAGTCCGCCCACCGCGGTGCCGACCACCGGGACGCCGCAGGCCATGGCCTCCAGCGGGGTGAGCCCGAACGGCTCGTACCAGGGCGCGGCGACCAGGACGTCGGCCGACCGGTACCAGCGACCCATCTCCTCGCGGGGTACCGCGCCGACCAGCCGCACCCGGTCGGCCACGCCGCACGTGCCGGCGAGGGCCCGCAGCCGCCGGGCGTACGGGTCGTTCTCCAGCAGCCCGGCGGGCGGCCCGCCGACCACCACGCACTCGGCGTCGGGGACCAGTGCCATCGCCCGGATCACCGTCTGGAAGCCCTTCCGCTCCACGAGCCGGCCGACGGTCAGGATGCGGGCCCGCCCGGGCTCGCGGTCGGCGGCCGGGCCGAGCGGGGCGAACGTGCTGAGGTTGACCCCGGACGGGATGACGGTCATCCGGGACCGGGGCACGCCCATCCGGACCAGCTCACCGACCTCGTCCTGGCACTGGGCGACGACCCGGTCTACCGAGCGGCCCAGCTCCCGCTCGTACGCCACCCGCCGGGCCGGGCTGGTGTCCTGGACGCCCTGGTACCGGCGCTTCACGGTGCCGAGCGCGTGGTACGTCTGCACCACCGGCACCCCGGTCTGCCGGCTGGC from Micromonospora sp. WMMD812 harbors:
- a CDS encoding PfkB family carbohydrate kinase; the encoded protein is MRRGSVTGPVVVVGDTLLDRDVEGVVSRLCPDSPVPVLDETEYVDRPGGAGLAAVFAAAQGAEVVLVTALADDAGGARLSALLTAAGVQVYALPLTGATPEKIRLRARGRVLLRHDRGGAAGEPGEPTEAVLRAIGNASAVLVSDYGRGVARQPALRAALAATRAPVVWDPHPRGPAAVPGVHLATPNEAEARELVPALPGATRLASASRSAHGLRRRWQAGAVAVTLGGDGALLCHAGSTPLVVPAPASAEGDTCGAGDRFAATASLALARGALVSEAVQEAVAEASAYVAGGGVANALPPPVRPEASTVVGAAGERVGVAAVAGVLAEVHAAGGTVVATGGCFDLLHAGHVATLQAARKLGDCLIVCLNSDASVAGLKGPERPVVPQGDRSRLLAALSCVDAVMIFDEPTPHAALSWLRPDIWVKGGDYAGAGDAPALPEAEILRRWGGHTVVVPYLDGRSTTDMIAAARAGGQVAGACCAASRAPEPDWSAGTPAPATERTR
- a CDS encoding SIS domain-containing protein; its protein translation is MAEGSLLDAHLANLAAALLPYRDCERLLAGWGETLARLLAGGGRLLVAGNGGSAAEAQHLTAELVGKLRDDRQPLSAIALHAETSAVTAIANDYGYDEVFARQVRAHGRIGDVLLLLSTSGASGNLLAAARAARDTGLRCWAFTGPAPNPLADACDEVLAVASPDSQVVQELHLVSTHVLCEYVDQALPAALAATGGAAASPVEPAPPGVAAHPVGAVRAGVDVVLDGGAGQEVQARG
- a CDS encoding glycosyltransferase; translated protein: MRIAMISEHASPLAILGSEDAGGQNTHVAELSAALAAAGHDVRVYTRRDAVDLPVTVRVPDGYDVVHVPAGPAEPVAKDALLPHMKEFSNWLVDRWRGGDWVPEVIHAHFWMSGLAALAASRQTGVPVVQTYHALGTVKRRYQGVQDTSPARRVAYERELGRSVDRVVAQCQDEVGELVRMGVPRSRMTVIPSGVNLSTFAPLGPAADREPGRARILTVGRLVERKGFQTVIRAMALVPDAECVVVGGPPAGLLENDPYARRLRALAGTCGVADRVRLVGAVPREEMGRWYRSADVLVAAPWYEPFGLTPLEAMACGVPVVGTAVGGLKDTVVEGVTGDLVPARDPRALGTAIQRLLGDRIRRFAYATAAQERARLRYSWAATAERLAEVYGEVAAVRRPTRVVA